One Bombyx mori chromosome 28, ASM3026992v2 DNA segment encodes these proteins:
- the LOC100125602 gene encoding mitochondrial ribosomal protein L54 translates to MYSGMLQQLLPLRSMLTTQLANFHTKGACYAAAKKTTTAAGGVMGLGKGKKKAGKLTAMEKKEMPVETDPHKLVNYVCGSNIYTTGEDVKIKPDSEYPEWLWSLNTGAAPRIEDLDPETKQYWIRVRAAGMRRNNKLRSLRKF, encoded by the exons ATGTATAGTGGGATGTTACAGCAACTTCTGCCTCTACGAAGTATGTTAACTACACAACTAGCAAATTTCCACACCAAAGGAGCTTGTTATGCGGCTGCCAAGAAGACAACGACGGCAGCTGGAG GTGTGATGGGTCTGGGAAAGGGTAAGAAGAAAGCTGGCAAACTCACTGCCATGGAAAAGAAAGAGATGCCTGTAGAAACAGATCCCCACAAGCTGGTCAACTACGTATGTGGCTCCAACATATACACGACAGGTGAAGATGTCAAG ATAAAGCCGGACAGTGAGTACCCAGAGTGGTTGTGGAGCCTCAACACGGGGGCTGCTCCTCGCATCGAGGACCTAGATCCGGAGACAAAGCAGTACTGGATCCGGGTGCGCGCCGCCGGTATGAGGAGGAACAATAAACTGCGCAGTCTCAGGAAGTTCTAA
- the LOC101744831 gene encoding protein CIMAP1D yields MAKKPLGPGPGAYLLPTTVGHQQHDPSRYRSPMYSFGAAAGRRIRALGPGPAYRIDRVTRDGLVSAPAWSFGARFPSRAATRAPGPGSHAPERCPPMKDPRAPAYSMGARLGFAPRRAGPAPNAYALKLGSGSPAYTMGARVGFQAKAKSPGPAVYFQRDANVYRTKPPMYSLGARLGAALRGARTPGPAAYPPNLYNTKKNPYAYSFGTKHADWAPPMIIREDTMDCL; encoded by the exons aTGGCAAAAAAACCTTTAG GGCCCGGCCCCGGCGCGTACCTGCTGCCCACGACGGTCGGCCACCAGCAGCACGACCCATCGCGCTACCGGAGCCCCATGTACTCGTTCGGCGCGGCGGCGGGGCGGCGCATACGCGCGCTGGGCCCCGGGCCCGCCTACCGCATCGACCGGGTCACGCGGGACGGACTCGTGTCCGCGCCCGCCTGGAGCTTCGGCGCCAG GTTTCCGTCGCGCGCGGCTACTCGCGCCCCAGGGCCGGGCTCGCACGCTCCCGAGCGCTGCCCCCCGATGAAGGACCCCCGCGCTCCTGCCTACTCCATGGGCGCTCGACTCGGCTTCGCACCGAGACGGGCCGGGCCCGCGCCTAACGCCTACGCGCTCAAACTAGGCTCTGGCTCGCCGGCTTATACCATGG GCGCTCGGGTCGGGTTCCAAGCTAAAGCCAAGTCTCCGGGACCTGCGGTCTACTTCCAGAGGGACGCTAACGTATACAGGACGAA ACCGCCAATGTACTCGCTGGGCGCGCGACTGGGGGCGGCGCTGCGCGGGGCCCGCACCCCCGGGCCCGCCGCCTACCCGCCCAACCTGTACAATACTAAAAAG AACCCGTACGCGTATTCATTTGGGACGAAGCACGCGGACTGGGCGCCGCCGATGATCATCCGGGAAGACACCATGGACTGTCTGTAG
- the LOC101735866 gene encoding synaptic vesicular amine transporter isoform X3 gives MAALEPCLPLWISQKFHTQQWQAGLVFVPDSTGYLVCSVCAGQWGRPGRTAALGQLTVALAALALPHASSVWGLVLPQTGLGAGLGCTDAALFPALLGRAHAHRPAAALQAASSAAYTLGPIVGGAMSWLVGFETTLRTLGVLNMLYAWHLYRVLGDYPSSEWGDESEADSGEARQGEVTPLKDDLYAPLH, from the exons ATGGCCGCGCTCGAGCCGTGCCTGCCGCTGTGGATCTCACAAAAGTTCCACACGCAG CAATGGCAGGCGGGGCTGGTGTTCGTGCCGGACAGCACGGGGTACCTGGTGTGCAGCGTGTGCGCGGGGCAGTGGGGCCGCCCCGGCCGGACCGCCGCGCTGGGCCAGCTCACCGTGGCGCTCGCCGCACTGGCCCTGCCACATGCCTCCTCG GTGTGGGGGCTGGTGCTGCCGCAGACGGGTCTGGGCGCGGGGCTGGGCTGCACCGACGCGGCGTTGTTCCCGGCGCTGCTGGGCCGCGCGCACGCGCACCGCCCCGCCGCCGCGCTGCAGGCCGCCTCCAGCGCCGCCTACACGCTCG GTCCCATCGTGGGCGGCGCGATGTCGTGGCTGGTCGGGTTCGAGACGACGCTCCGCACTCTCGGGGTGCTGAACATGCTGTACGCCTGGCACCTGTACCGCGTGCTCGGAGACTACCCTTCTTCAGAG TGGGGAGACGAGTCTGAAGCAGACAGTGGCGAAGCGCGCCAGGGTGAAGTGACTCCACTGAAAGACGACCTCTACGCACCTCTGCACTAA
- the LOC101735866 gene encoding vesicular acetylcholine transporter isoform X1, whose protein sequence is MYWRVAYQAGALRGGEHGPTPRRAPARLHTHSLTPLESNRVSCKMSEGVSKDAFVAFSLIYFTFFLDNVLLTVLVPIVPDWIRGESLELWARREAPLAAILNTTMRHMQRDNYQGVGSSQAAVGLVLGAKATAQLVTAPFAAAAVGKYGPARVLRAATALLAAAALVFACCGVVGSGWAAGACAWCGRAVHGGGAGLAAVAGLTLGAALRPARIPALLGAVALGVLVGYPFGGATNALWSREAPFLILTAALLANFAMAGGAGVRAGQHGVPGVQRVRGAVGPPRPDRRAGPAHRGARRTGPATCLLGVGAGAAADGSGRGAGLHRRGVVPGAAGPRARAPPRRRAAGRLQRRLHARSHRGRRDVVAGRVRDDAPHSRGAEHAVRLAPVPRARRLPFFRVGRRV, encoded by the exons ATGTATTGGCGCGTGGCTTATCAGGCCGGGGCACTCCGCGGCGGCGAGCACGGCCCCACTCCGCGCCGAGCTCCCGCCAGACTCCACACGCACTCACTCACTCCTCTGGAATCCAATAGAGTCTCTTGTAAGATGTCAGAAGGCGTATCGAAGGATGCCTTTGTAGCCTTCTCTTTGATTTATTTTACGTTCTTCTTGGACAATGTTTTGTTAACCGTGCTGG TGCCCATAGTCCCGGACTGGATCCGCGGCGAGTCCTTGGAGCTGTGGGCCCGCCGGGAGGCGCCGCTCGCCGCCATCCTCAACACTACCATGCGCCACATGCAGCGAGACAACTACCAAG GTGTCGGCAGCTCTCAAGCAGCCGTAGGACTAGTTCTGGGAGCAAAGGCGACGGCCCAGCTGGTGACGGCTCCGttcgccgccgccgccgtcggcaAGTACGGGCCCGCCAGGGTGCTGCGGGCGGCCACCGCGCTGCTGGCGGCTGCTGCCCTCG TGTTCGCGTGCTGCGGGGTGGTGGGGTCGGGGTGGGCGGCGGGCGCGTGCGCGTGGTGCGGGCGCGCGGTGCACGGCGGGGGCGCGGGGCTGGCCGCCGTGGCTGGCCTCACGTTGGGGGCGGCGCTGCGCCCCGCGCGCATCCCGGCGCTGCTTGGCGCGGTCGCCCTCG GGGTGCTCGTGGGGTATCCGTTCGGGGGCGCGACCAACGCCCTCTGGAGCAGGGAGGCGCCATTCCTGATACTCACGGCCGCTCTGCTCGCTAATTTTG CAATGGCAGGCGGGGCTGGTGTTCGTGCCGGACAGCACGGGGTACCTGGTGTGCAGCGTGTGCGCGGGGCAGTGGGGCCGCCCCGGCCGGACCGCCGCGCTGGGCCAGCTCACCGTGGCGCTCGCCGCACTGGCCCTGCCACATGCCTCCTCG GTGTGGGGGCTGGTGCTGCCGCAGACGGGTCTGGGCGCGGGGCTGGGCTGCACCGACGCGGCGTTGTTCCCGGCGCTGCTGGGCCGCGCGCACGCGCACCGCCCCGCCGCCGCGCTGCAGGCCGCCTCCAGCGCCGCCTACACGCTCG GTCCCATCGTGGGCGGCGCGATGTCGTGGCTGGTCGGGTTCGAGACGACGCTCCGCACTCTCGGGGTGCTGAACATGCTGTACGCCTGGCACCTGTACCGCGTGCTCGGAGACTACCCTTCTTCAGAG TGGGGAGACGAGTCTGA
- the LOC101735866 gene encoding vesicular acetylcholine transporter isoform X2, with the protein MYWRVAYQAGALRGGEHGPTPRRAPARLHTHSLTPLESNRVSCKMSEGVSKDAFVAFSLIYFTFFLDNVLLTVLVPIVPDWIRGESLELWARREAPLAAILNTTMRHMQRDNYQGVGSSQAAVGLVLGAKATAQLVTAPFAAAAVGKYGPARVLRAATALLAAAALVFACCGVVGSGWAAGACAWCGRAVHGGGAGLAAVAGLTLGAALRPARIPALLGAVALGVLVGYPFGGATNALWSREAPFLILTAALLANFGVQ; encoded by the exons ATGTATTGGCGCGTGGCTTATCAGGCCGGGGCACTCCGCGGCGGCGAGCACGGCCCCACTCCGCGCCGAGCTCCCGCCAGACTCCACACGCACTCACTCACTCCTCTGGAATCCAATAGAGTCTCTTGTAAGATGTCAGAAGGCGTATCGAAGGATGCCTTTGTAGCCTTCTCTTTGATTTATTTTACGTTCTTCTTGGACAATGTTTTGTTAACCGTGCTGG TGCCCATAGTCCCGGACTGGATCCGCGGCGAGTCCTTGGAGCTGTGGGCCCGCCGGGAGGCGCCGCTCGCCGCCATCCTCAACACTACCATGCGCCACATGCAGCGAGACAACTACCAAG GTGTCGGCAGCTCTCAAGCAGCCGTAGGACTAGTTCTGGGAGCAAAGGCGACGGCCCAGCTGGTGACGGCTCCGttcgccgccgccgccgtcggcaAGTACGGGCCCGCCAGGGTGCTGCGGGCGGCCACCGCGCTGCTGGCGGCTGCTGCCCTCG TGTTCGCGTGCTGCGGGGTGGTGGGGTCGGGGTGGGCGGCGGGCGCGTGCGCGTGGTGCGGGCGCGCGGTGCACGGCGGGGGCGCGGGGCTGGCCGCCGTGGCTGGCCTCACGTTGGGGGCGGCGCTGCGCCCCGCGCGCATCCCGGCGCTGCTTGGCGCGGTCGCCCTCG GGGTGCTCGTGGGGTATCCGTTCGGGGGCGCGACCAACGCCCTCTGGAGCAGGGAGGCGCCATTCCTGATACTCACGGCCGCTCTGCTCGCTAATTTTG GTGTGCAGTGA